The Blattabacterium cuenoti genome includes a region encoding these proteins:
- a CDS encoding GYDIA family GHMP kinase, with amino-acid sequence MYRYKHFFYSHGKLLLTGEYFIMHGASGLALPTIQGQSLTIFGDHFSSVLHWKSYDEINQLWFEGIFQLPSLDICYETEKNTAIKLRDLLLKSRKIQKNFLPNSLGIYVKTQLEFPKNWGLGSSSTLINNIAKWAKINPSMLLGNYFPGSGYDIACVSISKPIIYKLLNKKPHILPIKFDPPFKDKLFFLHLNRKQNTCDEIQYFRSNISHISNDNIESISYITQKIPYCKTLKEFEELLLQHENIVSKILQIPTIKETYFPDYLGLVKSLGAWGGDFVLISFRKGMKHYFSQKGFHTLISFDEMIFKI; translated from the coding sequence ATGTATAGATATAAACATTTTTTTTATAGTCATGGAAAGCTGTTATTAACAGGAGAATATTTTATTATGCATGGAGCCAGTGGATTAGCTTTGCCTACAATTCAAGGACAATCACTCACTATTTTTGGAGATCATTTTTCATCCGTTTTACATTGGAAAAGTTACGATGAAATAAATCAACTTTGGTTTGAAGGAATATTTCAACTTCCTTCTTTAGATATTTGTTACGAAACAGAAAAAAATACTGCCATTAAATTGAGAGATTTATTATTGAAATCTAGAAAAATTCAAAAAAATTTTCTTCCTAATTCATTAGGAATATATGTTAAAACACAATTAGAATTTCCAAAAAATTGGGGATTAGGCAGTAGTTCCACTTTAATTAACAACATAGCGAAATGGGCTAAAATAAATCCTTCCATGCTATTAGGAAACTATTTTCCAGGTAGTGGATATGATATAGCTTGTGTTTCAATTTCAAAACCAATAATTTATAAATTATTGAATAAAAAACCACATATCCTACCTATAAAATTCGATCCTCCGTTCAAAGATAAACTTTTTTTTCTACATCTTAATAGAAAACAAAATACTTGTGATGAAATACAATATTTTCGTTCTAATATTTCTCATATATCTAATGATAATATTGAATCTATATCTTATATAACTCAAAAAATTCCTTATTGTAAAACATTGAAGGAATTCGAAGAATTATTATTACAACATGAAAATATTGTATCAAAAATACTTCAAATCCCTACTATTAAAGAAACATATTTTCCAGATTATCTAGGATTAGTAAAGAGTTTGGGTGCTTGGGGAGGAGATTTTGTTTTGATAAGTTTTAGAAAAGGAATGAAACATTATTTTTCTCAAAAAGGATTTCATACTCTGATTTCATTTGATGAAATGATTTTTAAAATATAA
- a CDS encoding Rne/Rng family ribonuclease, translating to MNQELIINAEEQEIKIALLEEGKLLELHRDIFNKKFSVGDIYLGIVKKILYGLNAAIIDIGHSKGAFLHYDDIGFQIDQMLNMISTNHIKKKSINHNNVNIQEKKNSIDCILHIGQKILVQISKEPISNKGPKLTTKICLPGRNLILIPFSEKIFISKKIKNIKEKNRLISYIKKIIPHKFGIIIRTAASNEIEEILNEELIFLINKWKKTLNNLMKFLPPVRVLSEVSKIYCLLRDIFNDNFKSICCNNSLICQEIRSYLSLIAPKKTSIIKYYQGNVPIFKKYGIEKKIQIFLGKNVPLDNGAYLIIEHTEALHVIDVNSGMNNHMMKNCTESERIDNILKINLSAATEIARQLRLRDMGGIIVVDFIDMSDSMQKKQLYEHLKEKMKNDRAKHQILPPNKFGLVQFTRHRVRPELKKMNINNKKYKNSPEDYIHYLEFVLKTITKNHKGIQLHIHSFVAAYLKKGLPSIQQKWLLKYKKWIKIIPRDSFEYTEYQIFNKKKEIISSSFYFH from the coding sequence ATGAATCAAGAGTTAATTATAAATGCAGAAGAACAAGAAATCAAAATAGCTCTATTAGAAGAAGGAAAATTATTGGAGCTTCATCGAGATATTTTTAATAAAAAATTCTCTGTAGGAGACATATATTTAGGAATAGTTAAAAAAATTTTATATGGGTTAAATGCTGCTATTATAGATATAGGACATTCAAAGGGAGCTTTTTTACATTATGATGATATTGGATTTCAAATAGATCAAATGCTCAATATGATTTCTACAAATCACATCAAAAAAAAATCTATTAATCATAATAATGTAAACATACAAGAAAAAAAAAACTCTATAGATTGTATATTGCATATTGGACAAAAAATATTAGTTCAAATTTCTAAGGAGCCTATTTCTAATAAGGGGCCAAAACTTACTACAAAAATTTGTCTTCCAGGAAGAAACTTAATTCTTATACCTTTTTCAGAAAAAATTTTTATTTCTAAAAAAATAAAAAATATAAAAGAAAAAAATAGATTGATTTCTTACATTAAAAAAATAATACCACATAAATTTGGAATTATTATTCGTACGGCTGCTTCTAATGAAATAGAAGAAATTTTGAATGAAGAATTGATTTTTTTAATTAATAAATGGAAAAAAACATTAAACAATTTAATGAAATTTTTACCTCCTGTTCGGGTATTGAGTGAAGTTAGTAAAATTTATTGTTTATTAAGAGATATATTTAATGATAATTTTAAATCTATTTGTTGTAATAACAGTTTGATTTGTCAAGAAATTCGTTCATATTTATCTTTGATTGCTCCAAAAAAAACTAGTATAATTAAATATTATCAAGGAAATGTTCCCATATTTAAAAAATATGGGATAGAGAAAAAAATACAAATTTTTTTAGGAAAAAATGTACCTCTCGATAATGGAGCTTATCTCATTATAGAACATACTGAAGCTTTACATGTGATAGATGTTAATAGTGGAATGAATAATCATATGATGAAGAATTGTACAGAATCAGAAAGAATTGATAATATATTAAAAATTAATTTATCAGCAGCAACAGAAATAGCAAGACAACTTAGATTGAGAGATATGGGTGGTATAATTGTAGTAGATTTTATAGATATGTCTGATTCAATGCAAAAAAAACAACTATATGAACATTTAAAAGAAAAAATGAAAAATGATAGAGCAAAACATCAAATTTTACCTCCTAATAAATTCGGGTTAGTTCAATTTACTCGTCATCGAGTAAGACCCGAATTAAAAAAAATGAATATTAATAATAAAAAGTATAAAAACTCTCCTGAAGATTATATTCATTATTTAGAATTTGTTTTAAAAACCATTACTAAAAATCATAAAGGAATACAATTACACATTCATTCTTTTGTTGCAGCTTATTTAAAAAAAGGACTTCCTTCTATTCAACAAAAATGGTTATTAAAATATAAAAAATGGATTAAAATAATTCCAAGAGATTCGTTTGAATACACAGAATATCAAATTTTTAATAAAAAAAAAGAAATTATATCATCTTCTTTTTATTTTCATTAA
- a CDS encoding TatD family hydrolase, with product MKITDTHTHLYMKEFDEDINSVIQKAFRKGINRFFLPSIDSSTIPRILELEKKYPNICFSMIGLHPNQVNPDNLKKELKNIETWLYKHSFISIGEIGMDFHLKKNFFSEQKYAFQTQIQWAKQKKLPIVIHCREAFDQVFHILSKEKNSYIRGVLHCFSGTLEQAKKIIDLGIQLGIGGIITFKKNHVSQFLHQISLNHIVLETDSPYLSPHPFRGKRNEPKNLRIILKKLSQIYSTSEEIISNIIHSNVEKLFFRK from the coding sequence ATGAAAATTACTGATACACATACCCATTTATATATGAAAGAATTTGATGAAGATATTAATTCTGTAATACAAAAAGCTTTTCGTAAAGGAATTAATAGATTTTTTCTTCCTTCTATAGATAGTTCCACTATTCCTCGTATATTAGAATTAGAAAAAAAATATCCTAATATATGTTTTTCTATGATAGGATTACATCCTAATCAAGTTAATCCAGATAACTTAAAAAAAGAATTGAAAAATATTGAAACATGGTTATATAAACATTCCTTTATCTCAATTGGAGAAATCGGAATGGATTTTCATTTGAAAAAAAATTTTTTTTCTGAGCAGAAATATGCTTTTCAGACTCAAATACAATGGGCAAAGCAAAAAAAATTACCTATAGTTATACATTGCAGAGAAGCTTTTGACCAAGTTTTTCATATTTTATCAAAAGAAAAAAATTCTTATATAAGAGGAGTTCTTCATTGTTTTTCAGGAACTTTAGAACAGGCGAAAAAAATAATTGATTTGGGAATCCAATTAGGAATTGGAGGAATAATCACTTTTAAAAAAAATCATGTTAGTCAATTTTTACATCAAATAAGTTTGAATCATATAGTATTAGAAACTGATTCACCTTATCTTTCTCCACATCCTTTTAGAGGAAAAAGAAATGAACCAAAAAATTTAAGAATAATTTTAAAAAAATTGTCACAAATTTATTCTACATCAGAAGAAATAATATCCAATATAATTCATTCGAATGTAGAAAAATTATTTTTTAGAAAATAA
- the fabD gene encoding ACP S-malonyltransferase: MKAYLFPGQGSQFVGMGKNLYKNSHMAKKLFQLSDEVLGFRMTSIMFEGSIDILKNTKYTQLSIYIYSVILAKTLNNFEPDMVAGHSLGELSALAAINVFSFEDGLILVNQRASIMQDICESIHGGMAVVFGLEDNIIENICKNDHGIIVPSNYNSPKQLVISGEIQALKRVCSDLKKIGAKKILVLPVHGAFHSPIMKPVQKKFQKIVNQIFFQDSKCPIYQNVTALPVTKSDDIKKNIVKQLTFPVRWKQSIKNMMNNGASSFTEIGPGNVLLGLIKKISRSSS; this comes from the coding sequence ATGAAAGCTTATTTATTTCCAGGTCAAGGATCTCAATTTGTAGGAATGGGAAAAAACTTATATAAAAATTCTCATATGGCAAAAAAATTATTTCAATTATCTGACGAAGTTTTAGGTTTTCGAATGACATCTATAATGTTTGAAGGATCTATAGATATTTTAAAAAATACGAAATATACACAACTATCAATTTATATATATTCAGTTATACTAGCAAAAACATTAAATAATTTTGAACCAGATATGGTAGCTGGACATTCTCTTGGAGAATTATCTGCTTTAGCTGCAATTAATGTATTTTCTTTTGAAGATGGATTAATATTAGTCAATCAAAGAGCTTCAATTATGCAAGATATTTGTGAATCTATTCATGGAGGAATGGCTGTTGTATTTGGACTAGAAGATAATATTATAGAAAATATTTGTAAAAATGATCATGGTATTATAGTCCCATCTAATTATAATAGTCCTAAACAACTAGTAATTTCTGGAGAAATTCAAGCTTTAAAAAGAGTTTGTTCTGATCTAAAAAAAATAGGAGCTAAGAAAATATTGGTTCTTCCTGTTCACGGAGCTTTTCATTCTCCAATTATGAAACCAGTTCAAAAAAAATTTCAAAAAATTGTTAATCAAATTTTTTTTCAAGATTCTAAGTGTCCAATATATCAAAATGTAACGGCTTTACCTGTAACAAAATCTGATGATATTAAAAAAAATATTGTAAAACAATTGACATTTCCAGTTAGATGGAAACAATCCATAAAAAATATGATGAATAATGGAGCAAGCTCATTTACAGAAATAGGTCCAGGAAATGTTTTACTAGGTTTAATTAAAAAAATTTCAAGAAGTTCTTCATAA
- the ribH gene encoding 6,7-dimethyl-8-ribityllumazine synthase, which produces MKTAPFYSLDKKKIKNANLKFAIVVSLWNREITSRLYKGAYNTLIQSGVLKEKIQTWEVPGSYELIYSSKKIAHSYNFDSIIAIGSLIKGETPHFEYLCQAISHGIKDINIIYDVPVIFCILSDINEQQSFDRSGGKNGNKGIECAKTAIYMSLFKRSIK; this is translated from the coding sequence ATGAAAACAGCTCCTTTTTATTCATTAGATAAAAAAAAAATAAAAAATGCAAACTTAAAATTTGCTATCGTTGTATCCTTATGGAATAGAGAAATCACGAGCAGATTATATAAAGGAGCTTATAATACTTTAATTCAATCAGGAGTATTAAAGGAAAAAATTCAAACTTGGGAAGTTCCTGGAAGTTATGAATTAATTTATTCTTCTAAAAAAATAGCTCATTCTTACAATTTTGATTCAATCATTGCAATAGGATCTTTAATAAAAGGAGAAACTCCTCATTTTGAATATCTATGTCAAGCTATTTCGCATGGAATTAAGGATATTAATATCATATATGATGTTCCTGTTATATTTTGTATTCTTTCTGATATAAATGAACAACAATCTTTTGATCGATCAGGTGGAAAAAATGGAAATAAAGGAATAGAATGTGCTAAAACAGCTATATATATGTCTTTATTTAAAAGATCTATAAAATAA
- a CDS encoding tetratricopeptide repeat protein, translating into MEELNYAQQYLSQGEIDKALNRKKIKINYLGFSGIASQFPLTKAGNISKFYAGICYYKLANYKESIKMMKSFSAKDEILSSMKYGIIGDAFIQIKNKNEALKNYIIAANVRDNKITTPLYYYKAALLNFSMKKYKSSKFFLQKIEKKYPHFFYKKNVEKYLMFIDNKL; encoded by the coding sequence ATGGAAGAGTTAAATTATGCTCAACAATATTTATCTCAAGGAGAAATAGATAAAGCTTTAAATAGGAAAAAAATTAAAATCAATTATTTAGGATTTTCAGGTATAGCTTCTCAATTTCCTTTGACTAAAGCAGGAAACATTTCAAAATTTTATGCAGGAATTTGCTATTACAAATTAGCTAATTACAAAGAATCCATAAAAATGATGAAAAGTTTTTCCGCAAAAGATGAAATTTTATCCTCTATGAAATACGGTATTATAGGAGATGCTTTTATTCAAATAAAAAATAAGAATGAAGCTTTAAAAAATTATATTATAGCAGCAAATGTAAGAGATAATAAAATTACGACTCCTCTTTATTATTACAAAGCAGCATTATTAAATTTTTCTATGAAAAAATATAAAAGTTCTAAATTTTTTCTTCAAAAAATAGAAAAAAAATATCCTCATTTTTTCTATAAAAAAAATGTTGAAAAATATCTTATGTTTATTGACAATAAGTTATAA
- the fumC gene encoding class II fumarate hydratase, translating into MTYRIEKDTLGFVKVPINKYWGAQTERSRKNFRIGPEASMPIEIIHAFALLKKAAAHVNFELGILSKKKKDMISLVCDEIIDKKLNDQFPLVIWQTGSGTHTNMNINEVISNRAHVLMGKKLGNSKSFIHPNDDVNMSQSSNDTFSTAMHIASYQKLVKKTIPSIQELKRTLEKKSKSFHNIIKIGRTHLMDAVPITLEQEFSGYITQIDHGLNVIKKTLSHLSELSIGGTAVGTGLNAPKEYDRKVTEYICQYTGYPFQVAKNKFEALSSHDAIVESHSALKQIAVSLIKISNDIRLLASGPRSGIGEIFLPENEPGSSIMPGKVNPTQCEAIIMVCTQIMGNDVTISIAGSSGNFQLNVAKPLMAYNFLQSSQLIADACSSFSSFCVKGIKPNHQRIKDLLERSLMLVTALNSHIGYEKSAEIAKFAYANNTTLKEEAIRLGYLTHDEFEKLVNPYKMV; encoded by the coding sequence ATGACATATAGAATAGAAAAAGATACTTTAGGATTTGTTAAAGTTCCTATTAATAAATATTGGGGAGCACAAACAGAAAGATCTAGAAAGAATTTTAGAATCGGACCAGAAGCTTCTATGCCTATAGAAATTATTCATGCATTTGCTTTATTAAAAAAAGCAGCTGCTCATGTTAACTTTGAATTAGGTATTTTATCTAAAAAAAAGAAAGATATGATATCCTTAGTTTGTGACGAAATTATAGATAAAAAATTAAACGATCAATTTCCTTTAGTTATATGGCAAACTGGATCAGGAACTCATACCAACATGAATATTAATGAAGTTATATCCAATAGAGCTCATGTTTTAATGGGAAAGAAACTAGGAAATTCTAAATCTTTTATTCATCCTAATGATGATGTAAATATGTCACAATCATCTAATGATACTTTTTCTACGGCTATGCATATAGCCTCTTATCAAAAATTAGTCAAAAAAACTATTCCTTCTATTCAAGAATTAAAAAGGACTTTGGAAAAAAAATCAAAATCATTTCATAACATTATTAAAATAGGAAGAACACATCTGATGGATGCTGTCCCTATCACTCTAGAACAAGAATTTTCAGGATATATTACTCAAATAGATCATGGATTAAATGTTATAAAAAAAACTTTAAGTCATCTTTCTGAATTATCAATAGGAGGAACAGCTGTTGGAACAGGATTGAATGCTCCTAAAGAATATGATAGAAAAGTCACAGAATATATATGTCAATATACTGGATATCCTTTTCAAGTAGCAAAAAATAAATTTGAAGCATTATCATCTCATGATGCAATAGTGGAATCTCATAGTGCTCTTAAACAAATAGCAGTTTCTTTAATTAAAATATCAAATGATATTCGTCTTTTAGCTTCTGGACCACGTTCAGGAATTGGAGAAATTTTTCTTCCTGAAAATGAGCCTGGATCTTCTATCATGCCTGGAAAAGTCAATCCTACTCAATGCGAAGCTATTATTATGGTCTGTACTCAAATTATGGGGAATGACGTCACTATTTCTATAGCGGGATCTTCAGGAAATTTTCAATTGAATGTAGCTAAACCATTAATGGCATATAATTTTTTGCAATCTTCTCAATTAATTGCAGATGCTTGTAGTTCATTTTCCTCTTTTTGTGTAAAAGGAATAAAACCAAATCATCAAAGAATTAAAGACTTATTGGAAAGGTCTTTGATGTTAGTTACAGCACTCAATAGTCATATTGGATATGAAAAATCAGCAGAAATTGCAAAATTTGCTTATGCAAATAATACTACATTAAAAGAAGAAGCTATCCGATTAGGATATTTAACTCATGATGAATTTGAAAAATTAGTGAATCCATATAAAATGGTGTAG
- a CDS encoding HU family DNA-binding protein, with the protein MTKADIITEIISETGSERIDTQKVIETFMKKIKQSLTSGENVYLRGFGSFIIKYRAKKLGRHISKDISIVIPAHNIPAFKPAKSFTELVKKNVPIKK; encoded by the coding sequence ATGACAAAAGCAGATATAATAACAGAAATCATATCAGAAACTGGATCTGAGAGAATTGATACACAAAAGGTGATAGAAACATTTATGAAAAAAATAAAACAAAGTTTGACATCGGGAGAAAATGTTTATTTAAGAGGATTTGGATCATTTATCATTAAATATAGGGCGAAAAAACTTGGACGTCATATATCCAAAGATATATCTATTGTAATTCCTGCGCATAATATACCAGCATTTAAACCGGCAAAATCTTTCACAGAATTAGTGAAAAAAAATGTTCCTATTAAAAAGTAA
- a CDS encoding citrate synthase, producing MCSFVNFNINGYHYKLPVIYGTFCDKAINISQLRENTGFITFDPGFKNTGITKSSISFIDGEKGELLYRGYPIEQIINKCSFIETSYLILNGELPDTAQLKYFSEKIKKLNHIHVKINQILDQIPNSYHPMGILSYLTYILDTFINSLEEKEEEMYLHLLAKLPMLAALTYRKKIGLPPLPTYADYHLDYISNLLKMFFSIPNKSYKQNPIIVDALNKVLILHADHEQNCSTTTVRLLGSAHAGLFSSISAGMSALWGKLHGGANQAVIEMLENILKSGGNIKKWIEKAKNKKDPFRLMGFGHRIYKNFDPRARIAKKVAENVIQKLGISDPIFELAKNIEENALKDSYFVEKKLYPNIDFYSGIIYQAIGIPKDMFTVMFALGRLSGWIAHWKEMKFNREPIARPRQIYIGYKKRNIEN from the coding sequence ATGTGCAGTTTCGTAAATTTTAATATCAATGGATATCATTATAAACTTCCTGTAATTTATGGAACTTTTTGTGATAAAGCTATTAATATTTCTCAATTGAGAGAAAATACAGGTTTTATTACATTTGATCCAGGATTTAAAAACACAGGAATTACTAAGAGTTCTATTAGTTTTATAGATGGTGAAAAAGGGGAACTTCTATATAGAGGATATCCTATTGAACAAATTATTAATAAGTGTTCATTTATAGAAACAAGTTATCTGATTCTGAATGGAGAACTTCCTGATACTGCACAATTAAAATATTTTTCTGAAAAAATAAAAAAATTGAATCATATTCATGTAAAAATCAATCAAATACTTGATCAAATTCCTAATTCTTATCATCCTATGGGAATTTTATCTTATTTGACTTATATTTTAGATACATTTATTAATTCTTTGGAAGAAAAAGAAGAAGAGATGTATCTTCATTTATTAGCTAAATTGCCTATGTTAGCTGCTTTAACTTATAGAAAAAAAATAGGATTACCTCCACTTCCTACTTATGCAGATTATCATCTTGATTATATATCTAATTTATTAAAGATGTTTTTTTCTATTCCTAACAAATCTTATAAACAAAATCCAATTATTGTAGATGCTTTGAATAAAGTTTTAATATTACATGCTGATCATGAACAAAATTGTTCCACAACTACTGTTCGTTTATTAGGTTCTGCTCATGCTGGTTTATTTTCATCTATATCTGCAGGGATGAGTGCTCTTTGGGGAAAACTACATGGGGGAGCGAATCAAGCTGTTATTGAAATGTTAGAAAACATTTTAAAAAGTGGAGGAAACATAAAAAAATGGATAGAAAAAGCAAAAAACAAGAAAGATCCATTCCGACTTATGGGATTTGGACATAGAATTTATAAAAATTTTGATCCTAGAGCGAGGATAGCTAAAAAAGTAGCAGAAAATGTAATTCAAAAATTGGGGATTTCTGATCCAATATTTGAATTAGCAAAAAATATTGAAGAAAATGCTCTTAAGGATTCTTATTTTGTAGAAAAAAAACTTTATCCTAATATTGATTTTTACTCAGGAATTATTTACCAAGCTATTGGTATTCCAAAAGATATGTTCACTGTTATGTTTGCTTTAGGTAGGTTATCAGGATGGATTGCTCATTGGAAAGAAATGAAATTTAATAGAGAACCTATAGCAAGACCTAGACAAATTTATATAGGATATAAGAAAAGAAATATAGAAAATTAG
- the mutY gene encoding A/G-specific adenine glycosylase, protein MDFSKKIINWYKINHRKLPWRETKNPYYILVSEFMLQQTRVSKTIEYYLNFIKRFPSLKKLAQAEEKDVLKKWEGLGYYSRAKYLHSFAIKLSNDKKFFPKKYQELIKYKGIGPYTGAAIASICFQEAIPAVDGNTCRVFSRYLGIYKNVALISTKNMLQVIISKIIDTEQPGIFNQAIMDLGSILCTPKNPKCFLCPVKNSCFSIKNKTVHKLPIKKIKKFIKHRFFYYLFICDQNNNICINKRSNKDIWRGLYDFPLIESKVNLSIHEVIDKFCKKIRVFVSISNTFSYNIEHKLTHQILLIRFLNCKILQNKNIFFDNFFFIPHNKISEYPFPSPVILFLKHEKVI, encoded by the coding sequence ATGGATTTTTCTAAAAAAATAATAAATTGGTACAAAATAAATCATAGAAAACTTCCTTGGAGAGAAACTAAAAATCCATATTATATATTAGTTTCAGAGTTTATGTTGCAACAAACAAGAGTATCAAAAACAATAGAATATTATTTAAACTTTATAAAAAGATTTCCAAGTTTAAAAAAATTAGCTCAAGCAGAAGAAAAAGATGTATTGAAAAAATGGGAAGGATTAGGATATTATTCTAGAGCAAAATATTTACATTCTTTTGCGATCAAATTAAGTAATGATAAAAAATTTTTTCCAAAAAAATATCAAGAATTGATTAAATATAAAGGAATCGGTCCATACACAGGAGCAGCTATCGCATCTATATGTTTTCAAGAAGCTATACCTGCAGTAGATGGAAATACTTGCAGAGTATTTTCTAGATATTTAGGAATTTACAAAAATGTTGCATTGATTTCTACGAAAAATATGTTGCAAGTTATTATTTCAAAAATTATAGATACTGAACAGCCAGGAATTTTTAATCAAGCAATTATGGATTTAGGTTCAATTTTATGTACTCCAAAAAATCCTAAATGTTTTTTATGTCCAGTTAAAAATTCTTGTTTTTCTATTAAAAATAAAACTGTACATAAATTACCTATAAAAAAAATAAAAAAGTTTATAAAACATAGATTTTTTTATTATCTTTTTATATGTGATCAAAACAATAATATTTGTATAAATAAAAGATCAAATAAAGATATATGGAGGGGCCTTTACGATTTTCCTTTAATAGAATCGAAAGTAAATCTTTCCATTCATGAAGTAATTGATAAATTTTGTAAAAAAATTCGGGTTTTTGTTTCTATTTCTAATACTTTTAGTTATAATATTGAACACAAGCTCACCCATCAGATTTTATTAATTCGATTTTTAAATTGTAAAATATTACAAAATAAAAATATATTTTTTGATAATTTTTTTTTTATACCACATAATAAAATAAGTGAATACCCTTTTCCTAGTCCGGTTATTTTATTTTTAAAACATGAAAAAGTAATTTAG
- the gldE gene encoding gliding motility-associated protein GldE: protein MEKESSTNIFLEKTLYLVFYFAVIIILLLFSALISGSETAFFCIEKKTIDRERRKNSCRGNIVFKILREKKKLLATILISNNFSNIGIVILSSYLITEFLQDKYLIIYKQFYVPINFILEVGFLTFILLLFGEIIPKIYASKNNFRFAIFMAKPLMILSQILNPISKIIILISKSIEEKVRRKKNTISVDQLSKALKITSSNKKNIKERQFLQRIIDFGNTETHQIMTPRIDMFSLNSNTNFSDVLELVRNQEYSRIPIYKDSIDDIEGVLFAKDLLPFVNDENFKWNRLIHSPFFVPKKKKIDDLLSDFKKRKIHLAIVVDEYGGTCGLVTLEDVIEEIVGDITDEFDEEDMSYSKLNQNNYLFDGKTSLINFYRIMNIKEEVFFENKKGEADTLGGFIMEINKEFPKKKQKINFLNYSFIIRSIDHKRIKTIEVIRKKMS from the coding sequence TTGGAAAAAGAATCTTCGACGAATATTTTTTTAGAAAAAACTTTATATTTAGTTTTTTATTTTGCAGTAATAATAATACTGTTATTATTTTCTGCATTAATATCTGGATCAGAGACTGCGTTTTTTTGTATTGAGAAAAAAACTATTGATAGAGAGAGAAGAAAAAACTCTTGTAGAGGAAATATCGTGTTTAAAATTTTACGCGAGAAAAAGAAACTCTTAGCAACAATATTAATATCTAATAATTTCTCTAATATTGGAATTGTCATATTAAGTTCCTACTTAATCACAGAATTTTTACAAGACAAATATTTAATTATATACAAACAATTTTATGTCCCTATTAATTTTATTTTAGAAGTGGGGTTTCTTACTTTTATTTTACTTTTATTTGGAGAAATAATTCCTAAAATATATGCTAGTAAAAATAATTTCCGTTTTGCTATTTTTATGGCAAAACCTTTAATGATTCTTAGTCAAATATTAAATCCAATCAGTAAAATTATAATTTTAATTTCAAAATCTATAGAAGAAAAAGTAAGAAGAAAAAAAAATACTATCTCTGTAGATCAACTTTCCAAAGCTTTAAAAATTACATCATCAAATAAAAAAAATATTAAAGAACGTCAATTTTTACAGAGAATTATTGATTTTGGAAATACAGAAACACATCAGATTATGACTCCAAGAATAGATATGTTTTCTTTAAATAGTAATACAAATTTTTCTGATGTTTTAGAATTAGTTCGTAATCAGGAATATTCTCGTATTCCTATTTATAAAGATAGTATTGATGATATAGAAGGAGTTCTTTTTGCTAAAGATCTACTTCCATTTGTTAATGATGAAAATTTTAAATGGAACAGATTAATTCATAGTCCTTTTTTTGTTCCGAAAAAAAAAAAGATAGACGATCTTCTAAGTGATTTTAAAAAAAGGAAAATACATTTAGCTATTGTAGTAGATGAATATGGAGGAACATGTGGATTAGTTACTCTTGAAGATGTGATAGAGGAAATAGTAGGAGATATTACTGATGAATTTGATGAAGAAGATATGTCTTATTCTAAATTAAATCAAAATAATTATTTATTTGATGGAAAAACATCTTTAATTAATTTTTATCGTATTATGAACATTAAAGAAGAAGTTTTTTTTGAGAATAAAAAAGGAGAGGCAGATACTTTAGGGGGGTTTATCATGGAAATAAACAAAGAATTTCCGAAAAAAAAACAGAAGATTAATTTTTTAAATTATTCTTTTATTATAAGAAGTATTGATCATAAAAGAATTAAAACTATAGAAGTAATAAGGAAAAAAATGAGTTAG